TAAACGCCGTTCTCGACCCCGAGCTCGCCGGCGTTTTCACGCACGAGGCGGTCGGCCATGCGAGCGAGGGCGACCTGATCCGGGAAGGAAACTCCGTCCTGAAGGGAAGGATCGGGGAGACGATCGGAGCTCCCGGGCTCGTCATCGTCGACGATCCCTCCCTCCCCGAGTTCGGGTTCGATCCGGTCGACGCCGAGGGTGTGGCACCCGGCAGAACCGAGATCATCAGGGACGGTGTTCTTACCGCCTACCTCCACAGCCGGGAGACACTCGCCTCCGTTGGTGACGGTATCGCCGGGCATGCCCGGGCGGAACACGGGGCGCCTCCCCAGGTCAGGATGAGCAACACCTTCATCGAGAACGGGGATGCGACCCGGGACGAGATCCTCGCCGAATGCAGAGACGGTATTCTGCTGATCGGCTCCCGCGGCGGTCAGGTCGATCCGGGCCGCGGTGTCTTCCAGTTCAATGCCGAGTTCGGCTACCTCATCGAGAACGGCGAAACGACCCGGATGGTCAGGGATGTCTCGCTCTCCGGCGAGATCCTGAAAACACTTCACGACATCGCCCTTATCGGGAACGACCGGAAGATGCACCCCGGATACTGCGGGAAAGGCGGGCAGACCGTCCCGGTCAGCGACGGGGCGCCGCATCTCCTGCTCAGAAACGCCATGGTCGGAGGGCGCGGATCATGAAGGCCGAGTTCTTGATAGACGATATCATCCGGGAGGGGGAGCGCTCTGCAGATGAGGTGGAGGTCTTCTTCACCGAAGGGAGGAGCATCTCCGCCGAGATCAAGCAGTCCATTATCGGGACCGCCGAAGAATCGAGGGGCTGGCGGATCGCCATCCGCACCATCAAGGACGGGCGGATCGGCGTATCGAGTACGGGCGATCCCGGACGATGGAAGGAGTGCCTTGCCGCCGCCCTTGCAAGCGGGCGTATTGCCACGCCGCAGGACTGGCACGGTCTCCCGAAACCCACGAATATGACGAGCACCGCTCCGTCGTCCGATCCCGATCTTATCGTCGAGCCTGAGCGGGCATCTGCGTTCATCGCCGGGCTCCTCGAAGGAGCGGCGGAGTATCCGGTCGACGTAGCTGGCGGAGGCGCCGATCTCTCCCGCTCGTACATCGCGATCGCAAACAGCAACGGTGTCCGTTACGGCATGGAGCGGACGTATGCCGGGGTCTCGCTTGAGGCGATACGGGAGCAGTCCACCGGATACGAATTTATGGCCTCTCCGTTCGCTGCCGATATCGATCCCCGGTGGGTCGGTGAGCAGGCGGCGTTCCTCGCCTCGCACTCGGTCGGCGGGAAGGATATCGCTACCGGACACTACGATCTCATCCTCTCGCCGGTTGCCGCCGCTCAGCTCATCGGGACGGTCCTCGTCCCCGCACTATCGGGGCGGAATGTACAGGCGGGCCGATCGCACCTCGCAGGAAAGATCGGTGAGCAGTGTGCGGACGAGATGCTCTCCATCTACGACGACCCGTTCACGCGGGGCATGGGGAGCACCTGTTGGGATGCCGAAGGCGTCCCTGCCCGGCGGCTCGACTACATCAGTGACGGCGTTCTCCAGTGCTTCGCCTACGACTTAAAGACGGCGTACCGCTACGGCGAGGAGTCCACGGCAAGCGCCGTTCGCTCCGGTGGGGAAGGATCGCCCTCGATAGGCGTCCACAATCTGGTGGTGG
This sequence is a window from Methanoculleus taiwanensis. Protein-coding genes within it:
- a CDS encoding TldD/PmbA family protein → MKAEFLIDDIIREGERSADEVEVFFTEGRSISAEIKQSIIGTAEESRGWRIAIRTIKDGRIGVSSTGDPGRWKECLAAALASGRIATPQDWHGLPKPTNMTSTAPSSDPDLIVEPERASAFIAGLLEGAAEYPVDVAGGGADLSRSYIAIANSNGVRYGMERTYAGVSLEAIREQSTGYEFMASPFAADIDPRWVGEQAAFLASHSVGGKDIATGHYDLILSPVAAAQLIGTVLVPALSGRNVQAGRSHLAGKIGEQCADEMLSIYDDPFTRGMGSTCWDAEGVPARRLDYISDGVLQCFAYDLKTAYRYGEESTASAVRSGGEGSPSIGVHNLVVDGPRTTVDDARAIFINSVVGAHTANPFSGDFSLEISNAYWVEDGEPGDPIRTAMFAGNVFEMLTGIAGLGNDSRIVGRLIIPSIRLNNQQIIGK
- a CDS encoding TldD/PmbA family protein encodes the protein MEPRYYDIRCVRGEITSVEIDNGVIESAGTSFFDKAVVRALGPAGWGILTLDHVDLGSRRARNDIIAAAMRLAGITEDRVDLAPAPHGVLASPPLREDPRNVDLEEKTRLLAEIESAARLPEVVNTRARYTEGIDQVRFLDSSGNEASYEIVRSGFSVLAVASRNGMMQMGSERDHISTGFNLRNKQELGRKAAETAVALLDAGLAKGGAVNAVLDPELAGVFTHEAVGHASEGDLIREGNSVLKGRIGETIGAPGLVIVDDPSLPEFGFDPVDAEGVAPGRTEIIRDGVLTAYLHSRETLASVGDGIAGHARAEHGAPPQVRMSNTFIENGDATRDEILAECRDGILLIGSRGGQVDPGRGVFQFNAEFGYLIENGETTRMVRDVSLSGEILKTLHDIALIGNDRKMHPGYCGKGGQTVPVSDGAPHLLLRNAMVGGRGS